From a region of the Terriglobales bacterium genome:
- a CDS encoding zinc ribbon domain-containing protein, with the protein MGLKVKEFRSTREYSSWLNKSGNSVRVVNVSTTKRWSLFTGFLGDNKTYTVTYEDQPLAAAAVAGAGITAGQSSNTFCTSCGQHMSADARFCPACGASLPGQSPQPSAEGVGAPTQISSGGQAKFIAALVLAIVAAVLLKGWAALAGFLAVFGFFYVVPRLKIPPRKKLMVVGAVVGIVLVVEVVEVVISDFEERAAQRQADVQKNADAKVAQERARKAAEEQAAAQQRFNAMTPAEHLAEAKKLLQPGAIPQSESQGFLHIGAIPAGAFEAHTAADIKSRFLVEKQKRAAEAARQSKIKAAEAERAKAATDEAARIAFAKIVENQMLDEGWNMDVTAIGAKHTTLRMKWALVSKVMAHQMSQKSDIFDTARQLGFKRLELTDGFDETWTWNLDSAKRNQD; encoded by the coding sequence ATGGGTCTTAAAGTCAAAGAATTCAGGTCAACCCGCGAGTACAGCTCGTGGCTGAACAAAAGCGGTAACAGCGTACGGGTCGTCAACGTCTCTACGACAAAGCGGTGGTCGCTCTTCACCGGATTCCTCGGTGACAATAAGACTTACACGGTCACCTACGAAGATCAGCCCCTTGCAGCCGCTGCTGTCGCTGGTGCGGGAATAACCGCCGGACAATCCAGTAATACGTTCTGTACGAGCTGTGGGCAGCACATGTCCGCCGACGCTCGGTTCTGCCCAGCCTGTGGCGCGTCTTTACCAGGTCAAAGTCCGCAGCCCAGTGCTGAGGGTGTTGGCGCACCAACTCAAATAAGCTCTGGAGGGCAAGCGAAGTTCATCGCTGCTCTAGTGTTGGCGATTGTCGCTGCGGTGCTTCTCAAAGGGTGGGCGGCGCTTGCAGGATTCCTAGCGGTCTTTGGGTTCTTTTACGTGGTTCCGCGCTTAAAGATCCCACCGCGGAAAAAGCTCATGGTGGTAGGGGCTGTCGTCGGAATCGTCCTGGTTGTCGAAGTCGTGGAAGTTGTTATCAGCGATTTCGAGGAACGTGCTGCTCAAAGGCAGGCAGACGTTCAGAAGAACGCGGACGCGAAGGTTGCACAAGAGAGGGCAAGGAAGGCTGCTGAAGAACAAGCAGCAGCGCAACAGCGGTTCAATGCGATGACGCCCGCTGAACACCTAGCGGAAGCGAAGAAGCTGTTGCAGCCTGGAGCGATTCCTCAATCGGAATCGCAGGGTTTTCTGCATATCGGCGCCATACCAGCCGGAGCTTTTGAAGCACATACCGCCGCAGACATCAAGTCTCGGTTCTTGGTGGAAAAACAGAAGCGCGCCGCCGAAGCTGCTCGTCAGAGCAAAATCAAAGCTGCTGAAGCCGAGAGGGCGAAAGCTGCGACCGACGAGGCCGCTCGAATTGCGTTTGCGAAGATTGTTGAAAACCAAATGCTGGATGAAGGCTGGAACATGGACGTGACTGCGATTGGAGCGAAGCACACCACACTGCGAATGAAGTGGGCCCTAGTCAGCAAAGTGATGGCGCATCAGATGTCGCAAAAGAGCGATATCTTTGATACAGCCAGGCAGCTAGGCTTCAAGCGCTTGGAACTGACGGACGGCTTCGACGAGACGTGGACTTGGAACTTAGATTCAGCAAAGCGTAATCAGGATTGA
- the nuoB gene encoding NADH-quinone oxidoreductase subunit NuoB, whose amino-acid sequence MGWLQNRFEKNFLITTVDYVFNWARKSALWPMTFGLACCAIEMIASSTARFDIARFGAEVFRPSPRQSDLMIVSGTVTLKMAPVVKRIYDQMPDPKWVISMGACSSVGGPFNTYAVLQGVDRIVPVDVYVIGSPPRPENLFYALLKLQDKIDGMTIAKKPTEVRLDESMVESFKKQVMIAQTLQPK is encoded by the coding sequence ATGGGCTGGCTGCAGAACCGGTTCGAGAAGAACTTCCTCATCACCACCGTCGATTACGTCTTCAACTGGGCGCGGAAATCCGCCCTCTGGCCGATGACCTTCGGCCTGGCCTGCTGCGCCATCGAGATGATCGCCAGCTCCACCGCCCGCTTCGACATCGCCCGCTTCGGGGCCGAGGTGTTCCGTCCCAGTCCCCGCCAGTCCGACCTGATGATCGTCTCGGGCACGGTGACCCTGAAGATGGCGCCGGTGGTCAAGCGCATCTACGACCAGATGCCCGATCCCAAGTGGGTGATCTCGATGGGCGCCTGCTCCTCGGTCGGCGGCCCGTTCAACACCTACGCCGTGTTGCAGGGCGTGGACCGTATCGTGCCCGTGGACGTCTATGTGATCGGCAGCCCGCCGCGTCCGGAGAACCTCTTTTACGCCCTGCTCAAGCTGCAGGACAAGATCGACGGCATGACCATCGCCAAGAAGCCCACCGAGGTGCGGCTGGATGAGAGCATGGTGGAGTCGTTCAAGAAGCAGGTGATGATTGCGCAGACGCTGCAACCGAAGTAG
- a CDS encoding Rieske (2Fe-2S) protein, producing the protein MAEYVKIGTRADLPGENEAKEFQVAGKVICVANVDGTCSAMDNLCLHRGGPIGQGVVMDGKVICPWHGWMWDPKTGQAVHSSEAKVAVYPLKIDGDDVLVEV; encoded by the coding sequence ATGGCGGAATACGTGAAGATCGGCACCAGGGCCGACCTGCCGGGGGAGAACGAGGCCAAGGAGTTTCAGGTCGCCGGGAAAGTCATCTGCGTGGCCAACGTGGACGGCACGTGCTCGGCCATGGACAACCTCTGCCTGCACCGCGGTGGGCCCATCGGGCAGGGTGTGGTGATGGACGGAAAAGTCATCTGTCCCTGGCACGGCTGGATGTGGGACCCGAAGACCGGCCAGGCGGTCCACAGCAGCGAAGCCAAGGTCGCGGTGTATCCGCTGAAGATTGATGGCGACGACGTGCTGGTCGAAGTATGA
- a CDS encoding sensor domain-containing diguanylate cyclase, with protein MPAPKPKGEEARLAALRDYRLLETEAEPAFDDLAQLAVALCRTPIALVSLIESERQWFKARVGIQATECPRDISFCSYAILQSDLMVVRDTLSDPRFAANPLVLSEPRIRFYAGLPLFSADGKHALGTLCVLDVVPRDLTGDQITALRALARQAEALLESARLRAELKKARADAQHAEHELQMAYDREPELARVDLLTGLMNRRAFLEVADRERKRAQRYEVPISIIAFDLENLARIREQQGDQVADALLVSVANLLRNRVRHTDVLARTGDAEFMVLLPTTAADSAKQFAGKIRELMLEAIQQHDWPLLFAISVVTHVKAPEVLEDLLRKADHVKAFVKTSDKIVVREQAVGA; from the coding sequence GTGCCGGCGCCAAAACCCAAGGGCGAAGAAGCACGTCTCGCGGCTCTGCGCGATTACCGGCTCCTGGAGACGGAAGCGGAGCCGGCCTTTGACGACCTGGCGCAACTGGCTGTAGCGCTGTGCCGCACCCCGATCGCACTGGTGAGCCTGATCGAATCGGAGCGGCAGTGGTTCAAGGCGCGGGTCGGGATCCAGGCGACCGAGTGCCCACGCGATATCTCGTTCTGCTCCTACGCCATCCTGCAAAGCGACCTGATGGTGGTGCGCGACACGCTTTCCGACCCGCGCTTCGCCGCCAACCCGCTGGTGCTCAGCGAGCCGAGGATCCGCTTCTATGCGGGGCTCCCTCTGTTCAGCGCCGACGGCAAGCATGCGTTGGGGACCTTGTGCGTGCTCGACGTCGTGCCGCGCGACCTGACGGGCGATCAGATCACGGCGCTGCGCGCGCTGGCCCGACAGGCGGAGGCGCTGCTGGAGTCCGCCCGCCTGCGCGCCGAGCTCAAGAAGGCGCGTGCCGACGCGCAGCACGCCGAACATGAACTGCAGATGGCGTATGACCGGGAGCCGGAACTGGCGCGGGTGGACCTGCTCACCGGCCTGATGAACCGCCGGGCGTTCCTGGAGGTCGCCGACCGCGAGCGCAAGCGCGCGCAACGCTACGAAGTGCCGATCAGCATCATCGCGTTCGACCTGGAGAACCTGGCGCGCATCCGCGAACAACAGGGAGACCAGGTGGCGGACGCGCTGCTGGTGTCGGTGGCCAACCTGCTGCGCAACCGTGTCCGCCATACTGACGTGCTGGCGCGCACCGGCGACGCCGAGTTCATGGTGCTGCTGCCGACCACGGCCGCCGATTCCGCCAAACAATTCGCGGGCAAGATCCGCGAGCTGATGCTGGAAGCCATCCAGCAGCACGATTGGCCGCTCCTGTTCGCCATCAGCGTGGTCACGCACGTCAAGGCGCCGGAAGTCCTGGAAGACCTGCTGCGCAAGGCGGACCACGTGAAAGCGTTCGTCAAGACCAGCGACAAGATCGTCGTGCGCGAGCAGGCGGTCGGGGCGTAA
- a CDS encoding DUF1501 domain-containing protein, translating into MRITRRVFLKGSAMAIAATAAVPGFLTRAVYGAENSRRKRLVVLFQRGAADGLNIVVPHGEGAYYGMRPSIAIPRQSVLDLDGFFGLHPSLAPLKPLWNQKHLALVHAAGSPDTTRSHFDAQDYMESGTPGVKSTEDGWLNRALRDKKAEESPFRAVALGTGLPRMLAGSAPAIAISNVNEFGVGGRNPAAAPLANTFEAMYAQSVDAVLHGTGQETFDAVKMLKSADPGRYTPAPGANYPRGRFGDSLRQIAQLLKADLGVEVAFADIGGWDHHVNEGNTQGQLANLLREFGGAIAAFWTDLGDLAGDTVLVSMSEFGRTARENGNRGTDHGHANVMFVLGGPVKGGRVYGDWPGLNPGQLYEGRDLALTTDFRRVLGEAVYRHLGNSDLATVFPGFENDVRRFPGLLRT; encoded by the coding sequence ATGAGAATCACTCGACGGGTCTTCCTCAAGGGCAGTGCGATGGCCATCGCCGCCACCGCCGCCGTTCCCGGCTTCCTCACCCGCGCGGTCTACGGCGCCGAGAACAGCCGCCGCAAACGCCTGGTGGTGCTCTTCCAGCGCGGCGCCGCCGACGGCCTGAACATCGTCGTGCCCCACGGCGAGGGCGCCTACTACGGCATGCGTCCCAGCATCGCCATTCCTCGCCAGAGTGTGCTCGACCTGGACGGTTTCTTCGGCCTGCACCCTTCTCTGGCGCCGCTCAAGCCGCTTTGGAACCAGAAGCACCTGGCACTGGTGCACGCCGCCGGCTCACCCGACACCACGCGCTCCCACTTCGACGCCCAGGACTACATGGAATCGGGCACCCCGGGCGTGAAGTCCACCGAAGACGGCTGGTTGAACCGTGCCCTGCGCGACAAGAAGGCCGAGGAGAGTCCCTTCCGCGCCGTCGCTCTCGGCACCGGCCTGCCCCGGATGCTTGCCGGCTCGGCTCCCGCTATCGCCATCTCGAACGTGAACGAGTTCGGGGTCGGGGGGCGCAATCCTGCCGCCGCGCCGTTAGCCAACACTTTCGAGGCGATGTACGCGCAGTCGGTGGACGCCGTGCTGCACGGCACCGGCCAAGAGACCTTCGACGCGGTCAAGATGCTGAAGTCCGCCGATCCGGGCCGCTACACCCCGGCGCCCGGCGCGAACTACCCTCGCGGGCGTTTCGGAGACAGCCTGCGCCAGATCGCGCAGTTGCTGAAGGCCGATCTCGGCGTCGAGGTCGCCTTCGCCGACATCGGCGGCTGGGACCACCATGTCAACGAGGGCAACACCCAGGGACAGCTGGCCAACCTGCTGCGCGAGTTCGGCGGCGCCATTGCCGCCTTCTGGACCGACCTTGGCGATCTCGCCGGCGACACCGTGCTGGTCAGCATGTCGGAGTTCGGCCGCACCGCCCGCGAGAACGGCAACCGCGGCACCGACCACGGCCACGCCAATGTGATGTTCGTTCTCGGGGGACCGGTGAAAGGCGGACGGGTGTACGGCGACTGGCCCGGCCTCAACCCGGGCCAACTCTACGAAGGCCGCGACCTCGCTCTGACCACAGATTTCCGCCGTGTGCTGGGCGAGGCCGTCTATCGCCACCTCGGCAACAGCGACCTGGCCACGGTCTTCCCGGGCTTTGAGAATGACGTAAGGCGATTCCCGGGGCTGCTGCGGACTTAG